A single region of the Pseudomonas sp. GGS8 genome encodes:
- a CDS encoding alpha/beta fold hydrolase: protein MTPTNTINPAGSQTSFINAANQSITVNGIPFAYRDIGPKTDVPLVLFNHWGAVLDNFDPGIIDGLAQTRRIIATNYRGIGGSGGTAPLTVGEMADDAIQLIHALGFETVDVLGFSLGGFVAQDITLKAPELVRRLILTGTGPAGGTGIDKVGSVTWPLMIKGLMTLRDPKFYLFFTSTPNGRRTASQYLQRLKERKKNRDKGPTPSAFLRQLKAITAWGKQAPQNLGRLRTPTLIVNGDNDIMVPSVNSIALANRIPNAQLVIYEDAGHGAIFQYYADFVTKALAFLDT, encoded by the coding sequence ATGACGCCCACGAATACAATTAACCCCGCAGGTTCGCAGACGTCGTTCATCAACGCGGCAAACCAGTCGATCACGGTCAACGGCATTCCCTTCGCCTATCGCGACATCGGCCCCAAGACCGACGTGCCCCTCGTACTGTTCAACCATTGGGGCGCGGTGCTGGACAACTTCGACCCCGGGATCATCGATGGCCTGGCACAAACAAGGCGCATCATTGCCACCAACTATCGCGGGATCGGCGGCTCTGGCGGAACCGCGCCACTGACGGTCGGCGAAATGGCTGACGATGCCATCCAACTGATACATGCGCTGGGATTCGAGACCGTTGACGTGCTGGGTTTTTCACTCGGCGGCTTCGTCGCTCAGGACATCACCCTGAAGGCGCCCGAATTGGTGCGCCGATTGATTCTCACCGGCACCGGGCCGGCCGGCGGCACCGGTATCGACAAGGTTGGTTCGGTGACGTGGCCATTGATGATCAAAGGCTTGATGACCTTGCGAGATCCCAAGTTCTACCTGTTCTTTACTTCGACGCCCAATGGCCGTCGAACCGCATCGCAGTATTTGCAACGCTTGAAAGAGCGCAAAAAAAATCGCGACAAAGGCCCGACGCCCAGCGCTTTCCTACGGCAGTTGAAAGCCATCACTGCGTGGGGCAAACAGGCGCCCCAAAACCTCGGGCGCTTGCGGACGCCGACGCTGATCGTCAACGGCGACAACGACATCATGGTGCCCAGCGTTAACTCGATTGCGCTTGCCAACCGCATTCCCAACGCACAACTGGTCATTTATGAAGATGCCGGGCACGGCGCCATTTTCCAGTACTACGCTGA